From the genome of Paracoccus seriniphilus, one region includes:
- a CDS encoding cob(I)yrinic acid a,c-diamide adenosyltransferase has protein sequence MVVLNKIYTRTGDKGDTALSDGSRVAKHDPRVEAYGSVDELNATLGLCRLHAQGQMAEELAVIQNDLFDLGADLSRPDMSADDQAGYPVLRMIDAQVERLEREIDRMNAELQPLRSFILPGGSTLAAHLHLARTVARRAERRATELAAGGDANPVAVRYLNRLSDWLFVASRQANDNGNADILWVPGASR, from the coding sequence ATGGTCGTTCTGAACAAGATCTATACCCGCACCGGCGACAAGGGCGACACGGCGCTGTCAGACGGCAGCCGGGTCGCCAAACATGACCCGCGTGTAGAGGCCTATGGTTCGGTGGATGAATTGAACGCCACGCTGGGATTGTGCCGGCTGCATGCCCAGGGACAGATGGCCGAGGAACTGGCCGTCATCCAGAATGACCTGTTCGATCTGGGTGCGGATCTGTCGCGGCCGGATATGTCCGCAGATGATCAGGCCGGATATCCCGTGCTGCGCATGATCGACGCCCAGGTCGAACGTCTGGAACGCGAGATTGACCGGATGAATGCCGAGTTGCAGCCCCTGCGCAGCTTCATCCTGCCCGGTGGCAGCACCCTGGCCGCGCATCTGCATCTGGCGCGGACCGTTGCCCGTCGAGCCGAACGGCGCGCGACCGAACTGGCCGCGGGGGGCGATGCCAATCCGGTGGCGGTACGCTATCTCAACCGGCTGTCGGACTGGCTGTTCGTGGCCTCACGTCAGGCGAATGACAATGGCAATGCGGATATCCTCTGGGTGCCGGGTGCAAGCCGTTAG
- the betC gene encoding choline-sulfatase produces MKPNILIFMVDQLSGVLFPDGPADFLHTPNLRKLAARSTRFSNAYTGSPLCGPARASFVSGQLPSRTGVYDNAAEFASDIPTYAHHLRRAGYQTCLSGKMHFVGADQLHGYEERLTTDVYPADFGWTPDYRKPDERIDWWYHNMGSVTGAGVAEITNQLEYDDEVAYNACRKLYDLARGEDERPWCLTVSFTHPHDPYVARRKYWDLYEGIPELEPPEAIPYDEQDPHSQRLMDANDWRNFNISDDNIRRARQGYFANISYVDDKIGEIMDVLERTRQEAIILFLSDHGDMLGEHGLWFKMSFYEGSSRVPLMISSPDMPVGRVDQPVSTIDVVPTICDLAGLDMDEVMPWTDGESLADGGANRGPVPMEYAAEGSIAPLVALRDGHLKYISCQADPEQLFDLQADPGERRNLATDPAYAEDLARLRDMAAARWDLARFDAEVRESQARRWVVYEALRNGKYRAWDHQPFLDASQRYMRNHMDLNVLEENQRFPRGE; encoded by the coding sequence ATGAAACCGAATATCCTGATCTTCATGGTTGACCAGTTGTCCGGGGTGCTGTTTCCCGACGGTCCCGCCGATTTCCTGCACACCCCGAATCTGCGCAAGCTGGCCGCCCGCTCGACCCGTTTTTCCAATGCCTATACCGGCAGCCCCCTTTGCGGCCCGGCGCGCGCCAGCTTCGTCTCCGGGCAACTGCCCTCGCGCACCGGGGTCTATGACAATGCGGCCGAGTTCGCCTCGGACATTCCGACCTATGCCCACCACCTGCGCCGGGCGGGGTATCAGACCTGTCTCAGCGGCAAGATGCATTTCGTCGGTGCCGATCAGTTGCATGGCTATGAGGAACGTCTGACCACCGATGTCTATCCGGCCGATTTCGGCTGGACGCCTGATTACCGCAAGCCGGACGAACGGATCGACTGGTGGTATCACAATATGGGTTCGGTCACCGGCGCGGGTGTGGCAGAGATCACCAACCAGCTCGAATATGATGACGAGGTCGCCTATAACGCCTGCCGCAAGCTCTATGATCTGGCGCGGGGCGAGGATGAGCGGCCCTGGTGCCTGACCGTCAGCTTTACCCATCCCCATGACCCCTATGTGGCGCGACGCAAGTATTGGGACCTGTATGAAGGCATCCCCGAACTGGAGCCGCCCGAAGCCATCCCCTATGATGAACAGGACCCGCATTCGCAACGCCTGATGGACGCCAATGACTGGCGCAATTTCAACATCTCGGACGACAATATCCGTCGCGCGCGTCAGGGGTATTTCGCCAATATCAGCTATGTCGATGACAAGATCGGCGAGATCATGGATGTGCTGGAGCGCACCCGGCAAGAGGCAATAATCCTGTTCCTTTCCGATCACGGCGACATGCTGGGCGAACACGGGCTGTGGTTCAAGATGAGCTTCTATGAAGGTTCATCGCGGGTCCCGCTGATGATCTCGTCCCCCGACATGCCGGTGGGCCGGGTGGATCAGCCGGTCAGCACCATCGATGTGGTTCCCACGATCTGTGACCTGGCCGGGCTGGACATGGACGAGGTGATGCCCTGGACCGATGGGGAATCCCTGGCAGATGGCGGTGCCAATCGGGGCCCCGTCCCGATGGAGTATGCCGCCGAGGGCAGTATCGCGCCTCTTGTCGCGCTGCGTGACGGGCATCTGAAGTATATTTCCTGCCAAGCCGACCCCGAACAATTGTTCGATCTGCAGGCCGATCCCGGCGAAAGGCGCAATCTTGCGACCGACCCGGCATATGCCGAGGATCTTGCAAGGTTGCGCGACATGGCCGCCGCGCGCTGGGATCTGGCGCGGTTCGATGCCGAGGTGCGGGAATCTCAGGCACGCCGCTGGGTCGTCTATGAGGCCCTGCGGAACGGAAAGTACCGTGCCTGGGACCACCAACCGTTCCTGGATGCCAGCCAGCGCTATATGCGCAATCACATGGACCTGAACGTGCTGGAAGAGAACCAGAGGTTCCCCCGCGGAGAATAA
- a CDS encoding SDR family NAD(P)-dependent oxidoreductase encodes MRKSVLITGASSGIGLDAARRMTAEGWHVIATCRRPQDIEARRAEGIDCHHLELSDPDSVTQLVETVLSRGPLHGLVNNAAFALPGAVEDIPRGALREIFETNLFGTHDLTTQLIPHFRKTGGRIVTISSVLGLVGIPWRGPYVATKFALEGLTDVLRLEMRGTGVKVILIEPGPITSRIRINAIPHFEKWVNWQASPRAEDYRATLLRRLYEPSGKDRFELPPSAVSDRILQALTATSPPPRYYVTTPTRLSAIGRRLLPTRALDWFARRS; translated from the coding sequence ATGCGCAAATCCGTTCTGATTACCGGCGCCTCGTCCGGCATAGGCCTGGATGCGGCCCGTCGCATGACGGCCGAGGGCTGGCATGTCATTGCCACCTGCCGTCGCCCGCAGGATATCGAGGCGCGGCGCGCAGAGGGAATCGACTGCCACCATCTGGAACTGTCTGATCCCGACAGTGTCACACAGCTTGTTGAAACCGTCCTGTCACGGGGACCCTTGCACGGGCTGGTGAACAATGCCGCCTTTGCCCTGCCGGGAGCGGTCGAGGACATCCCGCGCGGTGCCCTGCGCGAAATCTTCGAGACGAACCTGTTCGGCACGCATGACCTGACAACGCAGCTGATCCCGCATTTCCGCAAGACCGGTGGTCGCATCGTCACGATCAGCTCGGTGCTGGGCCTGGTCGGAATTCCATGGCGCGGCCCCTATGTCGCCACCAAATTCGCACTCGAGGGGCTGACCGATGTTCTCAGGCTGGAGATGCGGGGCACCGGGGTCAAGGTCATCCTGATCGAGCCCGGCCCGATCACCAGCCGCATCCGAATCAATGCCATCCCGCATTTCGAGAAATGGGTGAACTGGCAGGCCAGCCCCCGCGCCGAGGATTACCGCGCGACCCTGCTGCGCCGTCTTTATGAACCCTCGGGAAAGGACAGGTTCGAATTGCCGCCCTCGGCAGTCAGCGACCGGATCCTGCAGGCCCTGACCGCAACTTCGCCCCCGCCCCGCTATTACGTGACCACACCGACGCGGCTTTCGGCGATTGGTCGCAGGCTTTTGCCGACGCGCGCTCTGGACTGGTTTGCGCGGCGCAGCTAG
- a CDS encoding electron transfer flavoprotein subunit beta/FixA family protein: MKVLVPVKRVIDYNVKARVKADGSGVDLANVKMSMNPFDEIAVEEAIRLKEKGVATEVVAVSIGVKQAAETLRTALAMGADRAILVIAADDVHTDIEPLAVAKILKAVIDEEAPGLVIAGKQAIDNDMNATGQMLAALLGWGQATFASKLEIEGDAARVTREVDGGLQTIEVRLPAIVTADLRLNEPRYASLPNIMKAKKKPLEEKTAADLGVDVTPRLAVVNTREPEGRKAGIKVGSVDELVSKLKEAGVV, encoded by the coding sequence ATGAAGGTACTTGTACCGGTAAAGCGGGTCATTGATTACAACGTTAAGGCCCGTGTCAAGGCTGACGGATCGGGTGTTGATCTTGCGAATGTGAAGATGTCGATGAACCCGTTTGACGAGATTGCCGTGGAAGAGGCGATCCGTCTGAAGGAGAAGGGCGTCGCCACGGAGGTTGTCGCGGTCAGCATCGGCGTCAAGCAGGCGGCCGAAACCCTGCGCACGGCCCTTGCGATGGGGGCCGACCGTGCCATCCTGGTGATTGCGGCCGATGACGTGCATACCGATATCGAGCCTCTGGCGGTGGCCAAGATCCTCAAGGCGGTGATCGACGAGGAGGCACCGGGCCTGGTGATCGCGGGCAAGCAGGCGATCGACAACGACATGAACGCGACCGGCCAGATGCTGGCGGCGCTGCTGGGCTGGGGTCAGGCGACCTTTGCCAGCAAGCTGGAGATCGAGGGCGATGCCGCCAGGGTCACCCGCGAGGTCGATGGCGGCCTGCAGACCATCGAGGTCCGGCTTCCGGCCATCGTCACCGCCGACCTGCGCCTGAACGAGCCGCGCTATGCCAGCCTGCCCAACATCATGAAGGCCAAGAAGAAGCCGCTGGAGGAAAAGACCGCCGCGGATCTGGGCGTCGATGTGACCCCGCGCCTTGCCGTGGTCAACACGCGCGAGCCCGAGGGCCGCAAGGCCGGCATCAAGGTCGGCTCGGTCGATGAGCTGGTATCGAAACTGAAAGAAGCGGGGGTTGTGTGA
- a CDS encoding twin transmembrane helix small protein, giving the protein MQDKPLFYIVVLAVLIVLGILATGIGGFARGGEFNRKHGNRLMRWRIIAQAVAIALILLFIWLRSS; this is encoded by the coding sequence ATGCAAGACAAGCCACTCTTCTACATCGTCGTCCTTGCGGTCCTGATCGTGCTGGGCATTCTGGCCACGGGCATCGGCGGCTTCGCGCGCGGCGGCGAATTCAACCGCAAACACGGCAATCGGCTGATGCGCTGGCGGATCATCGCCCAGGCGGTCGCCATAGCGCTGATCCTGCTGTTCATCTGGCTGAGGTCAAGCTGA
- a CDS encoding TetR/AcrR family transcriptional regulator has product MAERRSYHHGNLRQALVDATAALIEELGPQAFTMSEAARRAGVSAAAPYRHFRGRDDLIEEVARQGFLEFADRLEVAFDDGAPTVLTAFLRMGQAYLDFAGERPGFYMAMFESGISIAGKSELSAASDRAQGVLLRAADALASRMPKDRRPPSRMVANHVWALSHGVVELFSRGKPGGRSSVEPSEMLESGVIIYLRGLGLIPN; this is encoded by the coding sequence GTGGCAGAACGCAGATCCTACCATCACGGGAACCTTCGTCAGGCCCTGGTTGATGCAACTGCCGCGCTGATCGAGGAACTTGGCCCACAGGCCTTCACGATGTCCGAGGCCGCGCGCCGGGCCGGGGTGTCGGCGGCGGCGCCCTATCGGCACTTCAGGGGGCGCGACGATCTGATCGAAGAGGTCGCGCGACAGGGTTTTCTGGAATTTGCCGACAGGCTGGAGGTCGCATTTGATGACGGCGCGCCGACGGTTCTGACCGCATTCCTGCGGATGGGGCAGGCCTATCTTGATTTTGCCGGGGAACGTCCGGGTTTCTATATGGCGATGTTTGAATCGGGCATCTCCATTGCCGGAAAATCGGAGCTTTCAGCGGCGTCCGACCGTGCGCAGGGCGTCCTTTTGCGCGCCGCCGATGCGCTGGCCAGCCGGATGCCGAAGGATCGCCGTCCTCCGTCGCGCATGGTGGCCAATCATGTCTGGGCGCTCAGTCACGGCGTGGTCGAACTTTTCTCGCGCGGCAAGCCGGGCGGGCGAAGCTCGGTCGAACCCTCGGAAATGCTGGAAAGCGGCGTCATCATCTATCTGCGCGGCCTTGGCCTGATCCCCAACTGA
- a CDS encoding PTS sugar transporter subunit IIA: MIGIVIVAHGGLAREYLSAVEHVVGPQSGIAAVAIEDDHDRMAKTAEIQDAANSVDDGNGVIVVTDLFGGSPSNLSLPACAMRDRSILYGANLPMLVKLAKSRHLSVPDAVTFAKEAGRKYINSYNVPVEAVFNTGTPAT, encoded by the coding sequence TTGATTGGAATTGTCATCGTAGCGCATGGCGGACTTGCCCGGGAATATCTTTCCGCGGTCGAGCATGTCGTTGGTCCGCAGTCAGGGATTGCGGCGGTTGCGATCGAGGATGATCACGACCGGATGGCGAAAACAGCCGAAATCCAGGACGCGGCGAATTCCGTCGATGATGGCAATGGCGTGATCGTGGTGACTGATCTGTTCGGAGGATCGCCATCGAACCTGTCGCTGCCCGCATGTGCAATGCGCGACCGCAGCATTCTATACGGCGCCAATCTTCCCATGCTGGTCAAGCTGGCCAAGTCGCGCCATCTCTCGGTGCCCGATGCGGTCACTTTCGCCAAGGAGGCGGGGCGCAAATATATCAACTCTTACAACGTGCCGGTCGAGGCCGTTTTCAACACCGGAACGCCTGCAACATGA
- a CDS encoding electron transfer flavoprotein subunit alpha/FixB family protein — protein sequence MAVLLLGEVTNGELNRDATAKAVGALKSLGDVTVLCAGASAQAAGEAAATIEGVAKVLVAEDALYGHRLAEPAAALLVSLAGDYDHIAAPATTDAKNIMPRVAALLDVMVISDVSGVVDGETFERLVYAGNAIQTVKSADAKKVLTVRTASFDAAGDGSAAPVEAVAAAGDPGLSSWVADEVVTSDRPELTSAGRVVSGGRGVGSKEDFAIIEKLADKLGAAVGASRAAVDSGYAPNDYQVGQTGKVVAPELYVAVGISGAIQHLAGMKDSKIIVAINKDEEAPIFQVADYGLVGDLFSTVPELTDKL from the coding sequence ATGGCTGTTCTGTTGCTGGGTGAAGTCACGAATGGCGAGTTGAACCGCGATGCCACCGCCAAGGCGGTCGGCGCGCTGAAATCCCTGGGCGATGTGACGGTGCTCTGCGCCGGGGCCTCGGCACAGGCCGCGGGCGAGGCGGCTGCCACGATCGAGGGCGTGGCAAAGGTCCTGGTGGCCGAGGATGCGCTCTATGGTCATCGCCTGGCCGAGCCCGCCGCGGCGCTGCTGGTCAGCCTCGCGGGTGATTACGACCATATCGCCGCACCGGCCACGACCGATGCCAAGAACATCATGCCTCGCGTTGCGGCGCTGCTGGACGTGATGGTGATCTCGGATGTCTCGGGCGTGGTGGATGGCGAGACCTTCGAGCGCCTGGTCTATGCCGGCAATGCCATCCAGACGGTGAAATCGGCGGATGCGAAGAAGGTTCTGACCGTGCGCACGGCCAGCTTTGACGCCGCCGGTGACGGCAGCGCGGCGCCGGTCGAAGCCGTGGCCGCGGCGGGCGATCCGGGCCTGTCCAGCTGGGTTGCCGACGAGGTGGTCACCAGTGACCGCCCCGAGCTGACCTCGGCGGGTCGCGTGGTGTCGGGCGGTCGCGGCGTCGGCTCGAAAGAGGATTTCGCGATCATCGAGAAACTGGCCGACAAGCTGGGCGCGGCGGTCGGCGCCTCGCGCGCGGCGGTCGATTCCGGCTATGCGCCCAATGATTATCAGGTCGGCCAGACCGGCAAGGTCGTCGCCCCCGAGCTTTACGTCGCCGTGGGCATCTCGGGCGCGATCCAGCATCTGGCGGGCATGAAGGACAGCAAGATCATCGTCGCCATCAACAAGGACGAAGAAGCCCCGATCTTCCAGGTCGCGGACTACGGACTCGTCGGTGACCTCTTCTCGACTGTCCCGGAACTGACCGACAAGCTGTAA
- a CDS encoding 3-hydroxybutyryl-CoA dehydrogenase, producing MAIQSVGVIGAGQMGNGIAHVFALAGFDVLLSDISREALDKAIALIDRNIERQVSKGRISPEDKKAAMARITTTLNLADLGQTDLVIEAATERESVKQAIFEDIQPHLKPDTILTSNTSSISITRLASRTDRPEKFMGFHFMNPVPVMQLVELIRGIATDEATYKALHEVVRKLGKTAASAEDFPAFIVNRILMPMINEAVYTLYEGVGNVKSIDESMKLGANHPMGPLELADFIGLDTCLAIMNVLHDGLADTKYRPCPLLTKYVEAGWLGRKTGRGFYDYRGETPVPTR from the coding sequence ATGGCGATACAATCGGTTGGCGTGATCGGCGCAGGTCAGATGGGCAACGGCATCGCCCATGTCTTTGCGCTTGCAGGATTCGACGTCCTGCTGAGCGATATCAGTCGCGAGGCTCTGGACAAGGCCATCGCGCTGATTGACAGGAATATCGAACGTCAGGTCAGCAAGGGGCGGATCTCGCCCGAGGACAAGAAGGCCGCAATGGCCCGAATCACCACGACCCTGAATCTGGCCGATCTGGGTCAGACCGATCTGGTCATCGAAGCCGCCACTGAACGCGAATCCGTCAAGCAAGCCATCTTCGAGGATATTCAGCCGCATCTGAAACCCGACACCATCCTGACGTCGAACACATCCTCGATTTCGATCACCCGGCTGGCCAGCCGCACCGATCGTCCCGAAAAATTCATGGGGTTCCACTTCATGAATCCGGTCCCGGTAATGCAGCTGGTCGAGTTGATCCGCGGCATTGCCACCGACGAGGCGACCTACAAGGCCCTGCACGAGGTGGTTCGCAAGCTGGGCAAGACCGCCGCAAGCGCCGAAGACTTCCCCGCCTTCATCGTCAACCGGATCCTGATGCCGATGATCAATGAGGCGGTCTATACGCTGTACGAAGGCGTCGGGAATGTGAAATCCATCGATGAATCGATGAAACTGGGCGCCAATCACCCCATGGGACCGCTGGAACTGGCCGATTTCATCGGGCTGGACACCTGTCTGGCGATCATGAATGTGCTGCATGACGGGCTGGCAGATACCAAGTACCGCCCCTGCCCCTTGCTGACCAAATATGTCGAGGCCGGATGGCTTGGCCGCAAGACCGGACGCGGTTTCTATGATTATCGCGGCGAGACGCCAGTTCCGACAAGATAG
- a CDS encoding HPr family phosphocarrier protein: MTQSVTRELSIINEKGLHARASAKFVDIVERFSSTAMVEKDGMSVSGDSIMGLLMLTAPRGSSIKVTTEGPDAVELADALEALVADYFGEGM; encoded by the coding sequence ATGACGCAATCCGTGACGCGCGAGCTGTCGATCATCAATGAAAAGGGGCTGCACGCCCGCGCCAGCGCCAAATTTGTCGATATCGTCGAAAGATTTTCCTCTACAGCCATGGTCGAAAAGGATGGAATGAGCGTGTCGGGCGACTCGATCATGGGGTTGCTGATGCTGACCGCACCGCGCGGCAGCAGCATCAAGGTGACAACAGAGGGTCCGGATGCCGTCGAACTTGCCGACGCGCTGGAGGCACTGGTGGCGGATTATTTCGGCGAAGGCATGTAG
- a CDS encoding SH3 domain-containing protein codes for MTRLLILMAVTLTALYLVLGTYGAVDRRAARQVAAPSDTTPQAETTAKITSPAAAPETTEATPPPEDIEPSGQAEEQPLDSPDPALRRAPDHTEQASPTEADAAIVPEPDASDKILYVTGNRVNFRAGPSTNNRVIGALQRGDPVEALGPTDAPWINIRDAEGRIGYMSAQFLSNIPPN; via the coding sequence ATGACAAGATTGTTGATCCTCATGGCAGTCACGCTGACGGCGCTCTATCTGGTGCTGGGCACCTATGGGGCTGTTGACCGACGCGCCGCCAGACAGGTTGCCGCCCCATCCGACACAACCCCTCAGGCCGAAACGACCGCCAAGATCACCAGCCCCGCGGCCGCGCCGGAAACAACCGAAGCCACGCCCCCGCCCGAGGACATCGAACCTTCCGGGCAGGCCGAAGAACAGCCGCTGGACTCGCCGGATCCGGCGCTGAGGCGCGCGCCCGATCATACCGAACAGGCCTCGCCGACAGAGGCCGATGCGGCGATCGTTCCCGAACCTGACGCTTCGGACAAGATTCTGTATGTCACCGGCAACCGCGTGAATTTCCGCGCCGGACCTTCGACGAACAACCGGGTGATCGGCGCTTTGCAGCGCGGGGATCCCGTTGAAGCTCTGGGCCCGACCGATGCCCCATGGATCAATATTCGTGACGCCGAGGGACGCATCGGCTATATGTCGGCGCAGTTTCTCAGCAACATCCCGCCCAACTGA
- a CDS encoding DUF2852 domain-containing protein has translation MHSASQNFSAQMMASRATGPLGRARDWLDERGRPAWIVAMVLGFVAFWPVGLAILGYMIWSKRMFGCSKRTHHRHYSAAPTGNTAFDSYREETLKRLEDEHGEFMAFLQKLREAKDKSEFDQFMDQRDAKTGN, from the coding sequence ATGCACAGCGCATCACAGAACTTTTCAGCCCAGATGATGGCGTCACGCGCAACGGGGCCCTTGGGCCGCGCCCGTGACTGGCTGGACGAAAGGGGCCGCCCGGCATGGATCGTTGCCATGGTCCTGGGATTCGTGGCTTTCTGGCCGGTCGGACTGGCCATTCTTGGTTATATGATCTGGAGTAAACGCATGTTCGGATGCAGCAAACGGACCCATCACCGTCACTATTCTGCCGCGCCAACGGGGAACACGGCCTTCGATTCCTATCGCGAGGAAACCCTCAAGCGACTGGAAGACGAGCATGGAGAGTTCATGGCCTTCCTGCAGAAGCTGCGTGAAGCCAAGGACAAATCCGAGTTCGATCAGTTCATGGATCAGCGCGACGCGAAAACGGGCAACTGA
- the choX gene encoding choline ABC transporter substrate-binding protein, producing the protein MRLVQMTSLAALLAGAALPASADDAASCETVRYSGPGWTDIAATNGVAAVLFEALGYTPDIATLSVPVGYEALKNGQTDMFLGNWLPAQQKFRDDLDANGGIEELVQNLEGAKFTLAVNKPGAEAGVADFADLDAHKDAFDGKIYGIEPGAPANQSIQAMIEADDFGLGDWTLVESGEQAMLAQVGRNESAGTPSVFLAWAPHPMNEAIDITYLSGGDAQFGPDFGGATVHTLARREWVESCPNAARLLRQLTFDVPMENALMGDILNDGMDPAEAASAWIAEHPERLEAWLDGVTTLDGKPGIEAVKEVVQQ; encoded by the coding sequence ATGAGACTCGTTCAAATGACATCCCTTGCCGCCTTGCTGGCAGGGGCTGCGCTGCCTGCATCAGCCGACGACGCGGCAAGTTGCGAAACGGTACGTTACTCCGGCCCCGGCTGGACCGACATCGCGGCCACCAATGGCGTGGCAGCGGTTCTGTTCGAAGCGCTGGGATATACGCCCGACATCGCCACCCTGTCCGTACCTGTTGGCTATGAAGCCCTGAAGAACGGTCAGACCGACATGTTCCTGGGCAACTGGCTGCCCGCCCAGCAGAAATTCCGCGACGATCTGGATGCAAACGGTGGCATCGAGGAACTGGTGCAAAACCTGGAAGGCGCGAAATTCACTCTGGCGGTCAACAAGCCCGGTGCCGAGGCAGGCGTTGCCGATTTTGCCGATCTGGACGCCCACAAGGACGCCTTTGACGGAAAGATCTATGGCATCGAGCCGGGCGCACCGGCCAATCAGTCCATTCAGGCGATGATCGAGGCCGATGACTTCGGGCTGGGTGACTGGACGCTGGTTGAAAGCGGCGAACAGGCCATGCTGGCCCAAGTCGGACGCAATGAATCCGCCGGAACGCCATCGGTCTTCCTGGCATGGGCCCCCCATCCCATGAACGAGGCCATCGACATCACCTATCTGTCCGGTGGAGATGCACAATTCGGGCCCGATTTCGGCGGCGCAACCGTCCACACGCTTGCCCGCCGCGAATGGGTCGAATCCTGCCCCAATGCCGCCAGGTTGCTGCGCCAGCTGACCTTTGACGTGCCCATGGAAAACGCGCTGATGGGGGATATCCTGAATGATGGCATGGATCCGGCAGAGGCAGCATCGGCCTGGATTGCCGAACACCCCGAACGTCTGGAAGCCTGGCTTGATGGCGTGACCACGCTGGACGGCAAACCCGGTATCGAAGCGGTCAAGGAGGTCGTTCAGCAATGA